In the genome of Fulvivirga maritima, one region contains:
- a CDS encoding NADP-dependent glyceraldehyde-3-phosphate dehydrogenase → MEMIQEIIPPQFEIRELIHQNTYLVNGELKKWSGKTTEVYSSIITENESGASGPTLLGTIPYMTEEGAMEALHSACDAYGKGQGIWPTMRVADRVSCMERFVEQMKSKRDEVVKLLMWEIGKSLPDSEKEFDRTVEYIYDTIEDYKQLDRDSAKFHKHQGVHAHIRRGPLGVVLCLGPYNYPLNETFALLIPALIMGNTAIFKPAKYGVLLITPLLEAFKSSFPRGVVNIIYGRGREVAAPIMKTGRIDALALIGNSKSAIALQDQHPHKNRLRLVLGLEAKNPAIILPDADLDLAIDECIAGTLSFNGQRCTALKIIYVHEEVREEFNKRFSARVDALKFGNPWDPGVKLTPLPEPDKPAYIQELIDDAEAKGAAIINERGGETTENYIFPSVLYPVTKDMRVYEEEQFGPVIPVISFKSIDEPLDDMADSSYGQQVSLFGKDVNTIAPLIDTLVNLVCRVNLNSSCQRGPDVYPFTGRKDSAASTLSVHDALRSFSIRTFVASKDNEYNNQILKDLLDSKASNFVYTDYIL, encoded by the coding sequence ATGGAAATGATTCAGGAAATTATTCCCCCTCAGTTTGAAATCAGAGAACTGATTCATCAAAACACTTATCTTGTAAATGGAGAGTTGAAAAAGTGGAGTGGTAAAACCACAGAAGTGTACTCATCTATTATCACTGAAAATGAAAGTGGTGCCTCTGGACCTACCTTGCTTGGTACCATTCCGTACATGACGGAAGAAGGGGCTATGGAAGCGCTGCACTCTGCTTGCGATGCCTATGGTAAGGGGCAGGGCATATGGCCGACCATGAGAGTGGCCGACCGGGTAAGTTGCATGGAGCGCTTTGTAGAGCAGATGAAATCAAAGCGCGACGAGGTGGTGAAATTGCTCATGTGGGAGATAGGCAAAAGCCTGCCTGACTCCGAGAAGGAATTTGATAGAACGGTAGAGTATATTTATGATACCATAGAAGATTATAAGCAGCTAGACCGAGACAGTGCTAAGTTTCATAAGCATCAGGGTGTGCATGCACATATTCGGCGTGGTCCTTTAGGAGTGGTATTGTGTTTGGGGCCTTATAATTATCCGCTAAATGAAACTTTTGCTTTGCTCATACCTGCCCTGATTATGGGTAATACCGCCATTTTTAAACCTGCAAAATATGGAGTTTTGCTAATTACACCTTTATTGGAGGCTTTTAAGAGCAGTTTTCCGCGTGGTGTAGTTAATATAATCTATGGAAGAGGTCGCGAGGTGGCGGCGCCTATTATGAAAACAGGCCGCATAGATGCCCTTGCTTTAATAGGTAATAGTAAATCTGCCATAGCACTGCAAGATCAGCACCCTCATAAAAACAGGCTAAGGCTGGTTTTAGGGTTGGAAGCTAAGAATCCGGCTATTATTTTACCTGATGCTGATCTGGATTTGGCTATAGATGAATGCATAGCTGGTACGCTCTCATTTAATGGGCAACGTTGTACAGCATTGAAAATTATTTACGTGCATGAAGAAGTAAGAGAAGAATTTAATAAGAGGTTTTCTGCCCGGGTAGATGCTCTTAAGTTTGGTAATCCGTGGGATCCGGGGGTAAAGCTCACGCCACTACCAGAACCTGATAAACCAGCCTACATTCAAGAGCTTATTGATGATGCTGAAGCTAAAGGGGCTGCTATTATTAATGAAAGGGGAGGAGAAACTACCGAGAACTACATTTTTCCATCAGTATTATATCCGGTAACTAAAGATATGCGGGTGTATGAAGAGGAGCAGTTTGGGCCGGTTATACCAGTAATTTCTTTTAAAAGTATTGACGAGCCGCTGGATGATATGGCTGATTCCAGCTACGGGCAGCAAGTGAGTTTATTTGGTAAGGATGTAAATACCATAGCTCCGCTTATTGATACTTTGGTGAATCTGGTGTGCCGGGTGAACTTAAATAGCTCCTGTCAAAGGGGGCCAGATGTTTACCCTTTTACAGGTAGGAAGGATAGTGCAGCCAGCACACTTAGTGTTCATGATGCATTGCGCTCTTTCTCCATTCGTACTTTTGTGGCCTCTAAAGACAATGAATATAATAATCAGATTTTAAAGGATTTGCTTGATAGTAAGGCCTCTAACTTTGTGTATACTGATTATATTTTGTAG